One stretch of Buteo buteo chromosome Z, bButBut1.hap1.1, whole genome shotgun sequence DNA includes these proteins:
- the LOC142027140 gene encoding uncharacterized protein LOC142027140 produces the protein MPSNPSCQPPQSRRRDGRTAGGPAGLNDPPPPTATLQRAAAFGPPCPYQRARPRPRLLGRPPRLRSAPGARCAAQPRRRIAGASGGARRPGRREAAAGGPARGRHPVGGTAHARPLLSPLPSPALGGRGAASGQPAQAHAACPAPSRRAAARSRRRPPAPCRRSSLPPPSPEAWGLSAARTPPRAASVTGAPRQRPSRCSALALLLFFLPLLLSACPAALRRTRGEDRDGRPPAAAAAAAMQITLKTLQQQTFRIDIDPEETRGLQSSVTFLAGGKGAVVASRPADGLSSGSGGENGSRCTPAERSESDYRKRKFSLSGIDVPTTPVGASVRTPVPRSMVSKC, from the exons ATGCCGAGCAACCCCAGCTGCCAGCCACCGCAGAGCCGTCGGAGGGACGGACGGACGGCGGGCGGGCCGGCCGGCCTCAACGACCCTCCGCCACCCACAGCCACCCTGCAGAGGGCTGCAGCCTTCGGGCCCCCCTGCCCCTACCAAcgc GCACGCCCCCGCCCGCGCCTCCTCGGGCGCCCCCCGCGCCTGCGCAGTGCGCCCGGCGCCCGCTGCGCGGCTCAGCCGCGCCGGCGCATTGCGGGCGCCTCAGGTGGCGCCAGGCGGCCGGGGCGGCGCGAGGCGGCGGCAGGCGGGCCCGCCCGTGGGCGCCACCCCGTCGGgggcaccgcgcatgcgcgcccgctcctctccccgctcccctcgccGGCTCTCGGCGGGCGAGGAGCGGCGAGCGGCCAGCCCGCGCAGGCGCACGCCGcctgccccgctccctcccgccGAGCGGCGGcgcgcagccgccgccgcccccccgccccgtgccgtcgctcttccctccccccgccGTCGCCTGAGGCGTGGGGGCTGAGCGCCGCCCGCACTCCGCCTCGCGCCGCGAGTGTGACTGGCGCCCCGCGGCAGAGGCCGAGCCGTTGCTCCGCGCTcgctctcctcctctttttcctcccgCTCCTCCTCTCCGCCTGTCCCGCTGCGCTGCGGCGGACGCGGGGAGAGGACCGCGACGGGCGGCctccagccgccgccgccgccgccgccatgcaGATCACGCTGAAAACGCTGCAGCAGCAGACCTTCCGGATCGACATCGACCCCGAGGAGACG AGGGGTCTGCAGAGCAGCGTGACTTTCCTAGCTGGAGGGAAAGGGGCTGTTGTGGCCAGTCGCCCAGCGGATGGACTTTCCTCGGGAAGTGGAGGGGAGAACGGCTCACGTTGTACGCCGGCGGAGAGGAGCGAGAGCGACTACAGGAAGCGAAAGTTTTCCCTTTCGGGAATAGACGTGCCCACCACGCCCGTGG
- the LOC142027141 gene encoding uncharacterized protein LOC142027141, with amino-acid sequence MAAELDNRCPICLDSWEEASYVMPCLHQFCYACILRWAESKPECPLCKRNVTSILHSVQADDNFKEHVVAPPPVPSVAVHLAGGAPGHPAAHNQPSAAQPLPMAPVGSLHPHVWASLFQEDPALLRPVMLWLRQELWLFFEGDRWETAAARRLVLSSLHLFGLDEETLFQLLQGALGEYARTFVRQLIDTIVERCGGEARHRVGLEDARAAEEREGSPAAAPGPAASQRGSPAPSPAPSSSRGTAEAEELPSTSSSAALRGGPGSPPSAPVPTHREHDEPQEDAEEAVPGPSAPSQGSELSPGGPRRAPKRRAGSPRASSPPNKRPPHRPQ; translated from the coding sequence ATGGCCGCGGAGCTGGACAACCGCTGTCCCATCTGCCTggacagctgggaggaggccagCTACGTGATGCCGTGCCTCCACCAATTCTGCTACGCATGCATCCTGCGGTGGGCTGAGAGCAAGCCCGAGTGCCCCCTCTGCAAGAGGAACGTCACCTCCATCTTGCACTCGGTGCAGGCGGACGACAACTTCAAGGAGCACGTTGTCGCACCACCTCCAGTGCCATCAGTTGCCGTCCACCTGGCAGGAGGTGCTCCTGGCCATCCAGCCGCCCACAACCAGCCATCAGCTGCACAGCCGCTGCCCATGGCTCCTGTGGGCAGCCTCCATCCCCACGTCTGGGCATCCCTCTTCCAAGAGGACCCAGCTCTGCTCCGGCCTGTGATGCTCTGGCTGCGACAGGAGCTGTGGCTCTTCTTCGAGGGTGACCGCTGGGAAACAGCTGCAGCGCGGAGGCTCGTCCTGTCCAGCCTGCACCTCTTCGGCCTGGATGAGGAAACCctgttccagctgctgcagggtgcCCTGGGCGAGTACGCGAGGACCTTTGTGCGCCAGCTGATCGACACCATCGTGGAGCGGTGCGGCGGGGAGGCACGACACCGGGTGGGCCTGGAGGACGCCCGTGCTGCTGAGGAGCGGGAGGGCAGCCCTGCGgctgcccccggccccgctgcctcccAAAGGGGgtctcctgcccccagcccagccccctcCAGCAGCCGTGGCACAGCCGAGGCAGAAGAGCTCCCCAGCACCTCATCATCGGCTGCCCTTCGTGGGGGTCCTGGcagccctccctctgcccctgtTCCCACCCACAGGGAGCACGACGAGCCACAGGAGGACGCCGAGGAGGCTGTGCCCGGGCCCTCCGCTCCCAGCCAGGGCAGCGAACTCTCCCCTGGGGGACCCCGGAGAGCCCCAAAgaggagggctggcagccctcGGGCCTCCTCACCTCCGAACAAGAGGCCACCCCACCGGCCACAGTAG
- the LOC142027143 gene encoding uncharacterized protein LOC142027143 — protein MPSNPSCQPPQSRRRDGRTAGGPAGLNDPPPPTATLQRAAAFGPPCPYQRARPRPRLLGRPPRLRSAPGARCAAQPRRRIAGASGGARRPGRREAAAGGPARGRHPVGGTAHARPLLSPLPSPALGGRGAASGQPAQAHAACPAPSRRAAARSRRRPPAPCRRSSLPPPSPEAWGLSAARTPPRAASVTGAPRQRPSRCSALALLLFFLPLLLSACPAALRRTRGEDRDGRPPAAAAAAAMQITLKTLQQQTFRIDIDPEETRGLQSSVTFLAGGKGAVVASRPADGLSSGSGGENGSRCTPAERSESDYRKRKFSLSGIDVPTTPVGASVRTPVPRSMVSKC, from the exons ATGCCGAGCAACCCCAGCTGCCAGCCACCGCAGAGCCGTCGGAGGGACGGACGGACGGCGGGCGGGCCGGCCGGCCTCAACGACCCTCCGCCACCCACAGCCACCCTGCAGAGGGCTGCAGCCTTCGGGCCCCCCTGCCCCTACCAAcgc GCACGCCCCCGCCCGCGCCTCCTCGGGCGCCCCCCGCGCCTGCGCAGTGCGCCCGGCGCCCGCTGCGCGGCTCAGCCGCGCCGGCGCATTGCGGGCGCCTCAGGTGGCGCCAGGCGGCCGGGGCGGCGCGAGGCGGCGGCAGGCGGGCCCGCCCGTGGGCGCCACCCCGTCGGgggcaccgcgcatgcgcgcccgctcctctccccgctcccctcgccGGCTCTCGGCGGGCGAGGAGCGGCGAGCGGCCAGCCCGCGCAGGCGCACGCCGcctgccccgctccctcccgccGAGCGGCGGcgcgcagccgccgccgcccccccgccccgtgccgtcgctcttccctccccccgccGTCGCCTGAGGCGTGGGGGCTGAGCGCCGCCCGCACTCCGCCTCGCGCCGCGAGTGTGACTGGCGCCCCGCGGCAGAGGCCGAGCCGTTGCTCCGCGCTcgctctcctcctctttttcctcccgCTCCTCCTCTCCGCCTGTCCCGCTGCGCTGCGGCGGACGCGGGGAGAGGACCGCGACGGGCGGCctccagccgccgccgccgccgccgccatgcaGATCACGCTGAAAACGCTGCAGCAGCAGACCTTCCGGATCGACATCGACCCCGAGGAGACG AGGGGTCTGCAGAGCAGCGTGACTTTCCTAGCTGGAGGGAAAGGGGCTGTTGTGGCCAGTCGCCCAGCGGATGGACTTTCCTCGGGAAGTGGAGGGGAGAACGGCTCACGTTGTACGCCGGCGGAGAGGAGCGAGAGCGACTACAGGAAGCGAAAGTTTTCCCTTTCGGGAATAGACGTGCCCACCACGCCCGTGG GTGCTTCTGTGCGGACTCCGGTGCCAAGATCCATGGTGTCCAAGTGCTGA